A stretch of Methanobrevibacter sp. YE315 DNA encodes these proteins:
- a CDS encoding RNA-binding protein, protein MAIKVKKRNFLKKKKIKEIKAELGEYGNLLQGKKNIEILEAEPNSFILVDGEPYIILIDDKPFPTLKAALANEIEAKTVTVDMGAIRFVSNGADIMSPGIVATSEGVEPGDIVLIIDETHGKPLAIGVSLISGEEMVENDSGKAVETKHYVGDDIWNFEL, encoded by the coding sequence ATGGCTATAAAAGTTAAAAAAAGAAATTTCTTGAAAAAAAAGAAAATAAAAGAAATAAAGGCTGAATTAGGTGAATACGGCAACTTACTTCAAGGCAAAAAAAATATAGAGATACTTGAAGCAGAACCTAATTCATTCATCTTGGTAGACGGAGAACCATACATCATTCTGATTGACGACAAACCATTTCCAACACTTAAGGCAGCGCTTGCCAATGAAATTGAAGCCAAAACCGTGACCGTAGACATGGGAGCCATCAGATTTGTAAGCAATGGTGCAGACATAATGAGTCCGGGAATCGTAGCGACATCCGAAGGCGTTGAACCGGGAGACATTGTTCTAATCATAGACGAAACCCATGGAAAGCCACTGGCTATCGGAGTAAGCTTAATAAGCGGTGAAGAAATGGTTGAAAACGATTCAGGAAAAGCCGTGGAAACAAAACATTATGTCGGTGACGACATCTGGAACTTTGAATTATAG
- the arfB gene encoding 2-amino-5-formylamino-6-ribosylaminopyrimidin-4(3H)-one 5'-monophosphate deformylase — translation MAELRYRAGKIRNPEVHKVGIIALGSHLENHGPALPIDTDAKIAAHIAFQSSLETGAKFLGIIFPAYELDTIDHGIHVSLDTLKENVINTLNSAKKFLNVEKVVIVNAHGGNIPLMTELWEIEDKTDMAIIFNNKVISSEGPHGGSGELSMAKVLGIINEDEVENQANVNEYEEVGLYGFEQARRDDPNIDEGARDVEENGVYVDEEYGERLFNLAIASVILDVEKLLDF, via the coding sequence ATGGCTGAATTAAGATACAGGGCAGGAAAAATCAGAAATCCCGAAGTCCACAAAGTCGGCATTATCGCACTTGGTTCCCACCTGGAAAATCACGGCCCAGCACTCCCAATAGATACCGACGCCAAAATCGCAGCTCATATCGCATTTCAATCATCTCTTGAAACCGGCGCCAAATTTTTAGGAATAATATTTCCAGCCTATGAACTGGACACTATAGACCATGGCATTCATGTTTCCCTTGATACACTGAAAGAGAATGTTATAAATACCCTCAATTCTGCTAAAAAATTCCTAAATGTTGAAAAGGTCGTTATCGTAAATGCACATGGAGGCAATATCCCTCTCATGACAGAATTATGGGAAATTGAAGACAAGACAGATATGGCAATCATATTCAACAACAAGGTAATCTCATCAGAAGGCCCTCATGGCGGAAGCGGCGAACTGTCAATGGCAAAAGTTCTAGGAATCATCAACGAAGATGAAGTTGAAAATCAGGCAAATGTTAACGAATATGAAGAAGTTGGTCTATATGGATTCGAACAGGCACGCCGAGATGATCCGAACATCGACGAAGGTGCAAGAGACGTTGAAGAAAACGGGGTTTATGTCGATGAAGAGTACGGAGAAAGACTGTTCAATTTAGCTATTGCATCCGTAATACTTGATGTCGAGAAGCTATTGGATTTTTAA
- a CDS encoding YigZ family protein: MKTIRNPIQSEINVKKSQFICSLFPTRTKAESKKVIQELNEQYSDATHNCTAYIVSDGEGFDDDGEPGGTAGKPMINVLRKNELHNVTAVVTRYFGGIKLGAGGLVRAYSKSVMEAIGKAEILEIEEYEVYEIVFEYSDIKITDTEVRNNSLEVIDKNYTDKVSYDIVSKDNRDIVKIFEKYSGKISVDFKNKQFLEK, from the coding sequence ATGAAAACTATCAGAAACCCAATTCAAAGCGAAATAAATGTGAAAAAATCACAGTTCATCTGTTCTTTGTTTCCAACAAGAACCAAAGCCGAATCCAAAAAGGTCATTCAGGAGCTTAATGAACAGTATTCTGATGCAACACACAATTGCACAGCCTATATTGTAAGTGATGGGGAGGGCTTTGATGATGATGGAGAACCTGGCGGAACTGCCGGAAAGCCGATGATCAATGTTTTAAGGAAAAACGAGCTTCACAATGTAACTGCAGTTGTCACAAGATACTTTGGCGGAATCAAGCTTGGTGCCGGAGGGCTTGTGCGTGCATATTCAAAATCAGTTATGGAAGCCATTGGCAAAGCTGAAATACTTGAGATTGAAGAATATGAAGTCTATGAAATCGTATTCGAGTATTCAGATATTAAAATAACAGATACCGAGGTCAGAAACAACAGCCTGGAAGTCATCGATAAAAATTATACTGATAAGGTCAGCTATGATATTGTATCAAAAGACAACAGAGATATCGTAAAGATATTTGAAAAATACTCTGGAAAAATTAGTGTTGATTTTAAAAATAAACAGTTTTTAGAAAAATAA
- a CDS encoding rubredoxin-like domain-containing protein, with product MAYVCKVCGYVLEEDELPEDYTCPVCGVPAANFEEQ from the coding sequence ATGGCTTACGTTTGTAAAGTTTGTGGATACGTTCTTGAAGAAGATGAATTACCTGAAGACTACACCTGCCCTGTATGCGGTGTACCTGCAGCAAACTTTGAAGAACAATAA
- a CDS encoding rubredoxin encodes MAKFKCKICGYVTEEFEELPEDYKCPMCGATADMFEKVE; translated from the coding sequence ATGGCAAAATTTAAATGTAAAATTTGCGGATATGTAACTGAAGAATTCGAAGAACTTCCAGAAGACTATAAATGTCCTATGTGCGGCGCTACTGCTGATATGTTTGAAAAAGTAGAATAG
- a CDS encoding rubredoxin, whose protein sequence is MAHYKCKICGYTIDEDDYEEGLNIPQGTKFDELPSSFKCPKCRMPKAMFEKID, encoded by the coding sequence ATGGCCCATTATAAATGTAAGATTTGCGGTTACACTATCGACGAAGACGACTATGAAGAAGGTTTAAACATCCCCCAAGGGACCAAGTTTGATGAGTTACCTTCCTCTTTTAAATGCCCTAAATGTCGAATGCCAAAAGCCATGTTTGAAAAAATAGATTAG
- a CDS encoding acyltransferase, translating to MKPDYSKPELNFPADQNIQFGVEYSPNSKPPVIGKNYTIRSNSIIYNDVVIGDNFRTGHNVVIRENTNIGDDVLIGTNTVIEGDVIIGNDVSIQSNVYIPTNSVIEDNVFIGPCACFTNDKYPVRINYELQGPKVRRGASIGGNTTFLSNVEIGEGSIVAAGAIVIHSVPPFYLAIGTPARIKPLPDHLKVPNRF from the coding sequence ATCAAACCTGATTATTCAAAACCAGAATTAAATTTCCCTGCTGATCAAAACATTCAATTCGGGGTCGAATACTCTCCAAATTCAAAGCCGCCGGTAATCGGTAAGAACTACACCATAAGGTCAAATTCCATTATCTACAATGATGTGGTTATTGGTGATAACTTCAGGACAGGACATAATGTTGTCATAAGGGAAAACACCAACATTGGAGATGATGTATTAATCGGAACAAACACCGTTATTGAAGGCGATGTTATCATTGGAAATGATGTCAGCATCCAATCCAATGTATATATTCCAACCAATTCTGTAATTGAGGATAATGTATTTATCGGACCTTGCGCTTGTTTTACCAATGACAAATATCCTGTAAGGATAAACTATGAACTTCAAGGACCTAAAGTTAGACGTGGTGCCTCCATTGGTGGTAACACTACATTCCTGTCCAATGTGGAGATTGGAGAAGGATCCATTGTTGCTGCCGGAGCTATTGTAATACACTCTGTTCCACCATTCTATTTGGCTATTGGAACACCTGCACGTATCAAGCCACTTCCTGATCATTTGAAAGTTCCTAACAGATTTTAA
- a CDS encoding zinc ribbon domain-containing protein: MTVKKYCPGCGNEITDEDIEFCTECGCSLTGKVNKIDNSSNGFFDNLIDKTSFSIIVFAFIIFGVFLFIGSLIWSSFMTAGIIDFITYCILTIAFAIFFAGLFVGYFGCKDKSYVIPNFSVFMGSIYAVILTIFGLVFTFSMGLISALSSVFSSGSSGSSSSLSSSAPLSPSYSSGMSQPTVQTSTSALDLRTAFEVIVFILAIPIAAYFGVYLGYYLKENI, from the coding sequence ATGACTGTTAAAAAATATTGTCCTGGTTGCGGAAATGAAATAACTGATGAAGACATTGAATTTTGTACAGAGTGCGGATGCAGCTTAACTGGTAAAGTTAACAAAATAGATAATAGTTCAAACGGATTTTTCGATAATCTGATTGATAAAACAAGCTTTTCAATAATTGTATTTGCATTTATCATATTTGGAGTGTTCCTGTTTATAGGATCATTAATATGGTCATCATTCATGACTGCTGGAATTATTGATTTCATAACATACTGCATACTGACTATAGCATTTGCAATATTCTTTGCAGGATTGTTTGTCGGATACTTTGGGTGTAAGGATAAATCTTACGTCATTCCAAACTTTTCAGTTTTCATGGGAAGTATTTATGCGGTGATTTTAACAATCTTTGGATTGGTATTTACTTTTTCAATGGGTTTAATTTCAGCTTTAAGTTCTGTTTTCTCATCCGGTTCATCAGGTTCATCAAGTTCCTTAAGTTCTTCCGCTCCATTAAGTCCCTCATACTCTTCAGGCATGTCTCAACCGACAGTTCAAACAAGTACTTCAGCTCTGGATTTGAGAACTGCTTTTGAAGTAATAGTGTTTATCTTAGCTATTCCTATTGCAGCATATTTCGGAGTATATTTGGGATACTATCTAAAAGAAAATATTTAA
- a CDS encoding DUF1002 domain-containing protein translates to MRKITIAILALILVGMLIPAGFSTDSNVVITYGETTYSNSNYKSFVDTFFSNQANVNVNNVDTKIITADQVNKISGGITGKYYNSNQILSSALVDLNDNSDLKVSVDKSKITTITGDMYISALKSAGITKGHVYVTSPVEATGESALAGIMNSYEVVTDVEIPETVKQAANDEIVTEAEIVNNSDVSADELANLVNEVKDEVSSDNVTDHDTIVNIISNHVENNNINITNNDIENLADSIEQVQNVQGDVNYYKTQVNEFLGENSTSGFSIDSLFDWIKSFVNGI, encoded by the coding sequence ATGCGTAAGATTACTATAGCAATATTAGCTTTAATCCTTGTTGGCATGTTAATCCCAGCAGGATTCTCAACTGATTCCAATGTTGTAATAACTTATGGTGAAACTACCTATTCAAATTCAAACTATAAATCATTTGTAGACACATTTTTCTCAAATCAAGCAAATGTAAATGTAAATAATGTTGATACAAAAATTATTACTGCCGATCAAGTAAATAAAATATCTGGCGGAATAACTGGTAAATATTATAACTCCAATCAAATATTGTCCTCAGCGCTTGTGGATTTAAACGACAATAGTGATTTGAAAGTCAGCGTAGACAAATCAAAAATCACTACAATAACAGGTGACATGTACATTTCAGCCTTAAAATCAGCTGGAATTACAAAAGGACACGTATATGTGACAAGCCCTGTAGAAGCAACCGGTGAATCTGCTCTTGCAGGAATAATGAACTCCTATGAAGTAGTGACTGATGTTGAAATCCCAGAAACCGTTAAACAAGCAGCAAACGATGAAATTGTCACCGAAGCTGAAATTGTAAACAATTCCGATGTCAGCGCTGATGAATTGGCAAACTTGGTAAATGAAGTAAAAGATGAAGTATCAAGCGATAATGTTACAGATCACGACACAATTGTTAATATAATTAGCAATCATGTTGAAAACAATAACATTAACATAACAAACAACGATATTGAAAACCTGGCTGATTCAATTGAACAAGTGCAAAACGTTCAAGGGGATGTAAACTACTACAAAACTCAAGTAAACGAGTTTTTAGGTGAAAATTCCACCAGTGGATTTTCAATTGACAGTTTGTTTGATTGGATTAAATCATTTGTGAATGGGATTTAA
- a CDS encoding DUF169 domain-containing protein — MQSNITEEMDFRFPPIVLIKSNTKPENAIGPKEGKGGCVMSFIAQTIAKRKTSCFGRENITCGGLATGFGWGDGFKDEDALDFQATFLSCGVESAPNREEYETKLGYMKKHTREMFREGERIFTDFETAKTNIKNRPIYDTEDYVIFKGLENLEDGEIPLSVIFTVNPVELTALIQINTSFRTEGAYLLTPQASSCQAIGSFTFKEAESEDPKPILSPIDFAGKRKTKHFIPNEYMHLSMPWKLFLKLEEVSKKSVLQTELWQKFK; from the coding sequence ATGCAAAGCAATATCACAGAAGAAATGGATTTCAGATTTCCACCGATAGTACTAATCAAAAGTAACACCAAACCGGAAAATGCAATAGGGCCTAAAGAGGGAAAAGGCGGATGTGTAATGAGTTTTATTGCACAAACAATAGCTAAGAGAAAGACCAGCTGCTTTGGTCGTGAAAACATCACCTGCGGAGGGCTTGCTACAGGTTTTGGCTGGGGAGATGGCTTTAAGGATGAGGATGCACTTGACTTTCAGGCAACATTTCTCTCCTGCGGTGTTGAATCAGCACCCAACAGGGAGGAATATGAAACCAAATTGGGTTATATGAAAAAACACACAAGGGAAATGTTCAGGGAAGGCGAAAGAATATTCACTGATTTTGAAACAGCAAAAACAAATATCAAAAACCGCCCTATTTATGATACTGAGGACTATGTGATATTCAAAGGCCTTGAAAATTTGGAGGATGGTGAAATCCCACTGTCTGTTATTTTTACTGTCAATCCTGTAGAATTGACTGCATTAATCCAGATTAACACATCATTTAGAACAGAAGGGGCTTATCTTTTAACTCCACAGGCATCATCATGTCAGGCAATAGGCAGCTTCACATTCAAAGAGGCTGAAAGCGAAGATCCAAAACCTATTCTCAGTCCGATTGACTTTGCAGGCAAAAGAAAAACAAAACACTTCATCCCAAATGAGTATATGCACCTGTCAATGCCTTGGAAACTGTTTTTAAAATTAGAAGAGGTCAGCAAAAAAAGCGTTCTTCAAACCGAACTGTGGCAAAAGTTCAAATGA
- a CDS encoding ABC transporter ATP-binding protein, which yields MARKPRRAPPEKPANTKQSIKNIFSLLVGYKLKLTLTVICGIISTVFSVIGPLLIGFATTAIFDGIRSGNMNMEYIINLLITVVILYVVSAVFSYLQSYLLLDITTDISYNLRKDLIEKVTHLSMGDLDKNTRGDILSRITNDVDSLQSGIVQTFNQLLTGVVTIVGVTAMMLSINVWLTLATIVLVPISFFIIFKVTKFSQDYYLKQLEYRGRLNGQIEESFTGHEIIRSFNQEEESMNIFDEENENWYEQEWKSKFFSSLSGPLVHFISNLQYVIISVLGAVFVLQNAISVGDILAFIQYSKNFTTPIEQITRIMNMIQTAMAASERIFAFLEIDVEKNPYEEQIKEINEEISFENVNFGYSEDELVIKDLSFKVKKGEKIAIVGETGAGKTTIVKLLMRFYDVNSGEIKIDGVNINRYDKHSIRSLVGMVLQDTWLFNDTIFNNIRYGKLDATDEEVIAASKEAHADHFIMQNPEGYEMMLNEDADNISHGQKQLLTIARTILSNKQILILDEATSSVDTRTEKLIQKAMDSLMENRTSFIIAHRLSTVRDADKIIVIDDGHIIEHGTHEELLEQKGYYYNTLNSQNRMISFEE from the coding sequence ATGGCAAGAAAGCCAAGAAGGGCGCCTCCTGAAAAGCCGGCAAATACAAAACAATCCATAAAAAACATATTCAGCCTTCTGGTAGGATATAAGTTAAAGTTAACTTTAACAGTTATTTGCGGAATCATATCAACAGTATTTTCGGTAATTGGCCCTCTCTTAATCGGATTTGCCACAACTGCAATATTCGATGGTATAAGGTCCGGAAATATGAATATGGAATATATAATCAATCTGCTCATAACAGTCGTAATTCTGTATGTTGTAAGTGCAGTTTTCTCATATCTTCAAAGTTATCTTCTGCTTGACATTACAACCGACATAAGCTATAATCTAAGAAAAGATTTAATTGAAAAGGTTACTCATCTCTCGATGGGCGATTTGGATAAGAATACTAGGGGAGATATACTGTCAAGAATTACAAACGATGTGGATTCACTCCAGTCAGGAATCGTTCAAACATTCAACCAATTATTGACAGGTGTAGTTACAATAGTCGGCGTTACAGCAATGATGCTATCCATCAACGTATGGCTGACACTTGCTACAATAGTATTGGTTCCAATCTCATTTTTCATTATATTCAAGGTTACCAAATTCTCACAGGATTACTATTTAAAGCAATTGGAATACCGGGGCAGGCTCAACGGACAAATTGAAGAGTCATTTACAGGCCATGAAATCATCCGTTCATTCAACCAGGAAGAGGAATCCATGAACATTTTTGATGAGGAAAATGAAAACTGGTATGAACAGGAATGGAAATCCAAGTTCTTCTCAAGCCTATCAGGCCCTCTGGTACATTTCATTTCCAATCTGCAGTATGTAATAATATCAGTTCTTGGTGCGGTGTTTGTACTTCAAAATGCAATAAGTGTCGGTGACATTTTGGCATTTATCCAGTACTCCAAAAACTTCACAACCCCAATCGAACAGATTACAAGAATCATGAACATGATTCAAACCGCAATGGCGGCAAGTGAAAGGATATTTGCATTCCTAGAAATAGATGTCGAAAAAAATCCATATGAAGAACAAATCAAAGAGATTAATGAAGAAATCAGCTTTGAAAACGTTAACTTCGGATATTCTGAAGATGAACTGGTAATAAAGGATTTGTCATTTAAGGTTAAAAAAGGAGAAAAGATAGCTATTGTAGGTGAAACCGGAGCGGGTAAAACTACAATCGTAAAGCTTCTAATGAGATTCTATGATGTAAACAGCGGTGAAATAAAAATTGATGGAGTAAACATCAACAGATACGATAAGCACAGCATCAGATCCCTTGTAGGAATGGTGCTTCAAGATACATGGCTGTTCAATGACACAATCTTCAATAACATTCGCTACGGTAAATTGGATGCCACTGATGAGGAAGTCATAGCCGCTTCAAAAGAGGCTCATGCAGATCATTTTATAATGCAAAACCCTGAAGGATATGAAATGATGCTCAATGAGGATGCAGACAATATTTCCCACGGTCAAAAACAGCTTTTGACAATTGCAAGAACAATCCTTTCAAACAAGCAGATACTGATTCTAGATGAAGCGACTTCATCAGTTGATACAAGAACAGAAAAATTAATTCAAAAGGCTATGGATAGCTTAATGGAGAATAGGACCAGTTTCATCATAGCCCATAGGCTTTCAACCGTTAGGGATGCAGATAAGATAATTGTAATTGATGACGGTCACATTATTGAGCATGGAACTCATGAAGAATTGCTGGAACAAAAAGGATACTATTACAATACCCTGAATAGTCAAAATAGGATGATTTCCTTTGAGGAATAG
- a CDS encoding ABC transporter ATP-binding protein, producing the protein MNLTKTLKTIGKLLSPLKKSIIPLFLIVAFLLIDVYCNLTLPAYTADIVDIGIKNTDFDYIISVGTMMMIMVLIGVLATIGLSYFSSKVSAAYGRDLRKISYDKILKFSNFELNKISRASLITRNTNDVYQIQIFLGLFFTTILFSPILGIGSILKAMELGTNLLWIIGVTFAAVIIPFAIIFVKTMPYFNVMQQLTDKINQTSREILIGLPVIKAFVRQDYEEKRFEQTNKEFRLVNLRVFRILLVLIPAMTMMLNLMIVLILYFGAYDAIRGEILTGTIIAFIQYATQIVMAFLMMGGFLVMIPRILVSGRRVAEVINTEISISDGPIDKIDDNPTIEFKDVTYIYPGSEKEILKNINFKLEKGKTTAIIGGTGSGKSTILNLIPRLQDVSGGEILINDKNIKDYKLSVLRERISYAPQKAILFEGTIRSNMQIGKEDATDEEIKKALAMAEVDFIESLDDEVLQGASNFSGGQKQRLQLARSVLAKRDFYLFDDCFSALDMNTEAKVKENIKSLKENSSMLIISQRISTIMDADEIIVLDEGEIIDKGSHDYLNENCKIYREIVSSQIEQSKELLYDEEESSNFIIDADYIRKTAGGK; encoded by the coding sequence ATGAATTTAACTAAGACACTAAAGACCATAGGAAAATTACTCAGCCCATTAAAAAAGAGCATAATTCCACTTTTTCTCATTGTTGCATTCCTATTGATTGATGTTTACTGTAACCTGACTCTGCCCGCATACACTGCAGATATTGTGGATATTGGTATTAAAAACACTGATTTCGATTACATAATAAGTGTAGGAACCATGATGATGATTATGGTTTTAATAGGTGTCTTGGCCACAATTGGACTTTCATACTTCTCAAGTAAAGTGTCAGCGGCTTATGGAAGAGATTTAAGGAAAATAAGCTATGACAAGATTTTAAAGTTTTCAAATTTTGAATTAAATAAGATATCAAGGGCGTCTCTCATTACACGTAACACCAATGACGTATATCAGATACAGATTTTTTTAGGCTTATTCTTTACAACAATATTGTTTTCACCGATATTGGGTATAGGAAGTATTCTCAAGGCAATGGAACTTGGAACCAATCTGTTATGGATTATTGGAGTTACATTTGCAGCAGTAATCATACCATTTGCCATAATATTTGTAAAAACCATGCCCTACTTCAACGTAATGCAACAACTGACCGATAAGATCAATCAGACATCAAGGGAAATATTGATAGGGCTTCCGGTTATTAAAGCATTTGTAAGACAAGATTACGAAGAAAAAAGATTTGAACAAACAAATAAAGAGTTCAGATTAGTGAACTTAAGGGTTTTCAGAATCCTCTTAGTTTTAATACCTGCAATGACCATGATGTTGAATCTGATGATTGTTCTTATCCTGTATTTCGGTGCATATGATGCAATCAGAGGGGAAATATTAACAGGAACAATCATAGCATTCATACAATATGCAACACAAATCGTAATGGCATTCCTGATGATGGGCGGATTTCTGGTAATGATTCCAAGAATTTTAGTATCCGGAAGGCGTGTTGCTGAAGTGATAAACACTGAAATATCCATCAGTGACGGGCCTATTGACAAGATTGATGATAACCCAACTATCGAATTTAAGGATGTTACTTACATTTATCCAGGAAGCGAAAAGGAAATACTGAAAAATATCAACTTTAAACTGGAAAAGGGAAAGACCACTGCAATAATAGGCGGAACCGGAAGCGGAAAATCCACAATTCTAAACTTGATTCCCCGTCTTCAGGATGTAAGCGGTGGTGAAATATTAATCAATGATAAAAACATTAAGGATTATAAGCTATCCGTCCTTAGAGAGAGAATTTCCTATGCTCCTCAAAAGGCAATTCTTTTTGAAGGAACAATAAGGTCAAATATGCAGATAGGTAAAGAAGATGCAACTGATGAAGAGATTAAAAAAGCATTGGCCATGGCGGAAGTGGACTTTATAGAAAGTTTGGATGATGAGGTTTTGCAGGGAGCATCCAATTTCTCAGGAGGACAGAAGCAACGTCTTCAGCTGGCAAGATCAGTACTGGCCAAACGTGACTTTTACCTCTTTGATGACTGTTTTTCAGCACTTGACATGAATACTGAAGCGAAAGTGAAGGAAAACATAAAAAGCCTTAAGGAAAACTCATCAATGCTTATCATTTCACAGAGGATTTCAACAATCATGGATGCCGATGAGATAATCGTGCTTGATGAGGGAGAGATTATTGATAAGGGCAGCCATGACTACTTGAATGAGAACTGCAAAATTTATAGGGAAATTGTATCTTCCCAAATAGAGCAGTCAAAAGAGTTATTGTATGATGAAGAGGAATCCTCCAACTTTATCATAGATGCTGATTATATTAGAAAAACTGCAGGAGGTAAATGA
- a CDS encoding NAD(P)-dependent alcohol dehydrogenase yields MAETMKAWRINELGKPPVLEEVPIPEPGFGEILIKMKGAGMCRTDLEVIDEGFITVPFVGPFTFGHENAGTVAKLGPGVDTVEVGQNVIVDTLHACGKCQYCLSGRDNFCEVASARGLKEDGGMAEYMIADAREVAPLGDLDPTEYVALADAGLSPYGAVQTAKPFIPNNGTAVVIGVGGLGFYCCQYLALTTSARVIVVNRSADKMAKMTNFGADELVVLDDNAYDKIMELTDGKGVDAVFDFVGRDNTLELAAQITKGLGLISILGLGGGTLPVSWTTVKPGVMVRLTQGGTITDLYEIMDLAKAGKITVQAQKYPFSKVLEALDDLRNGRVEGRAVITFEEFDE; encoded by the coding sequence ATGGCTGAAACAATGAAAGCTTGGAGAATTAATGAATTAGGAAAACCTCCTGTATTGGAAGAAGTGCCTATACCAGAACCTGGATTTGGTGAAATCTTAATTAAAATGAAAGGTGCAGGAATGTGCAGAACTGACCTTGAAGTTATTGATGAAGGTTTCATTACAGTTCCATTCGTAGGACCATTCACCTTCGGTCACGAAAACGCAGGAACTGTTGCAAAACTTGGACCTGGAGTCGACACTGTTGAAGTAGGACAAAATGTCATTGTAGACACATTACATGCATGCGGTAAATGTCAATACTGTCTTTCAGGCCGTGACAACTTCTGTGAAGTTGCAAGCGCACGTGGTCTTAAAGAAGATGGAGGAATGGCAGAATACATGATTGCTGATGCAAGGGAAGTTGCACCTTTAGGTGATCTTGACCCTACAGAATATGTGGCATTGGCTGATGCAGGTTTATCTCCATATGGAGCTGTTCAAACCGCAAAACCGTTCATTCCAAACAATGGTACTGCAGTGGTTATCGGTGTAGGTGGACTTGGATTCTACTGTTGTCAATATTTAGCGTTAACAACCTCTGCTCGTGTTATCGTAGTTAACAGGTCTGCTGATAAGATGGCTAAAATGACCAACTTTGGTGCTGATGAATTGGTTGTTTTAGATGATAATGCATACGACAAGATTATGGAATTGACTGATGGTAAAGGTGTAGATGCAGTATTTGACTTTGTAGGTAGGGACAACACTTTGGAACTTGCTGCACAAATTACCAAAGGATTAGGTCTTATTTCCATTTTAGGTCTTGGTGGAGGAACACTCCCTGTAAGCTGGACTACTGTAAAACCTGGTGTTATGGTAAGATTAACTCAAGGTGGAACTATCACTGACCTTTACGAAATTATGGATCTGGCAAAAGCTGGAAAAATCACAGTTCAAGCTCAAAAATATCCATTCAGTAAAGTTCTAGAAGCTCTTGATGACTTAAGAAATGGAAGAGTTGAAGGTAGAGCTGTCATTACCTTTGAAGAATTCGACGAATAA
- a CDS encoding SDR family NAD(P)-dependent oxidoreductase produces MAKNAIITGGSRGIGKAMALKLGELGYNVAINYRSDSSKQLTEDLIEEIKSEYGVEAIAVQADVSKFEDCKKLVEATVEAFGEEIDALVNNAGITNNSNFIDLQPEQYEAVINTNLVSMMHMCHLALPYMVDRDTAIVCTASVGGLTGVINQADYCAAKTGVIGLCRALALEFAPRKVRVNSIAPGMIMTDMLRGVNQDELNALAATIPLGHIGEVEEIAGALEYILTADYLTGQVISPNGGFVLQ; encoded by the coding sequence ATGGCAAAAAATGCAATTATTACAGGCGGTTCCAGAGGAATCGGAAAAGCTATGGCTTTAAAACTTGGTGAACTTGGCTACAATGTAGCAATCAACTACAGAAGTGACTCATCTAAGCAGTTAACTGAAGATTTGATTGAAGAAATTAAATCAGAGTATGGTGTGGAGGCTATTGCAGTTCAAGCGGATGTAAGTAAATTTGAAGACTGCAAAAAATTAGTTGAAGCTACTGTTGAAGCATTTGGTGAAGAAATTGATGCATTAGTAAACAACGCAGGAATTACCAACAACAGCAACTTCATTGACTTGCAACCAGAACAATATGAAGCTGTAATTAACACAAACCTCGTAAGTATGATGCACATGTGTCACTTAGCACTTCCTTACATGGTAGACCGTGACACTGCAATTGTATGTACAGCATCAGTAGGTGGATTAACAGGTGTAATCAACCAAGCTGACTACTGTGCTGCTAAAACTGGTGTAATCGGATTATGCCGTGCACTTGCTTTAGAATTTGCTCCAAGAAAAGTAAGAGTAAACTCAATTGCTCCTGGTATGATTATGACCGACATGCTTCGCGGCGTAAATCAGGATGAATTAAATGCACTTGCTGCAACAATCCCTCTCGGACACATTGGTGAAGTTGAAGAAATTGCCGGTGCTTTAGAATACATCTTAACTGCAGATTACTTAACAGGACAAGTAATTTCTCCTAATGGTGGATTTGTATTACAATAA